In the Carassius auratus strain Wakin chromosome 50, ASM336829v1, whole genome shotgun sequence genome, one interval contains:
- the LOC113066821 gene encoding kelch-like protein 25 isoform X1 yields the protein MQTPPQFLTVSACAWVGSFCRFRGIGTGENLDVLEKMSVSVHENRKSRTSTGSMNISLFHKPSHPDSVLTHLNTLRKQCMFTDVTLWAGDRSFPCHRAVLAACSRYFEAMFSGGLRESLDNEVNFRDSVHPEVLELLLDFAYSSRVIINEENAESLLEAGDMLQFHDIRDAAAEFLEKNLHASNCLGMMLLSDAHQCKRLYELSWRMCLIHFETLRDTEDFCGLSKDKLLDLILSDELEVEDEQVVFNAVMRWIRHDLDSRRDYLPELLRGLRLALLPSECLIEAVACEELVMSDKRSQQIVDEAMQCKKKILQNDGIVTSPCARPRKAGHTLLILGGQTFMCDKIYQVDHKAKEIIPKSDLPSPRKEFSACAIGCKVYVTGGRGSENGVSKDVWIYDTVHEEWSKGAPMLIARFGHGSAELENCLYVVGGHTAIAGVFPASPSVSLKQVERYDPLTNKWTMMAPLRDGVSNAAVVSAKLKLFVFGGTTIHRDKASKVQCYDPVENRWTIAAECPQPWRYTAAAVLGSQIFIMGGDTEFTAAFAYRFDCETNQWTRVGDMTSKRMSCHAVASGNKLYVVGGYFGAQRCKTLDCYDPTSDSWNSITTVPYSLIPTAFVSTWKHLPA from the exons ATGCAGACCCCACCTCAGTTCCTCACTGTCAGTGCCTGTGCGTGGGTCGGCAGTTTCTGTCGCT ttcGGGGTATTGGAACCGGTGAAAATTTGGACGTGCTGGAAAAGATGTCAGTCAGCGTCCATGAAAACCGCAAATCCAGGACGAGCACAGGCTCCATGAACATTTCGCTCTTCCACAAGCCTTCTCATCCAGACAGTGTGCTCACCCACCTGAATACCCTGCGCAAGCAGTGCATGTTCACAGATGTGACACTATGGGCAGGTGACCGCTCCTTTCCCTGTCACAGAGCTGTGCTTGCTGCTTGCAGTCGCTACTTTGAAGCCATGTTTAGCGGTGGCCTCCGTGAAAGCCTTGACAATGAGGTTAACTTTCGAGACAGTGTTCACCCAGAAGTTCTGGAGCTGCTGTTGGACTTTGCTTACTCCTCGCGTGTCATCATCAATGAGGAGAACGCAGAGTCACTTCTCGAGGCTGGAGATATGCTGCAGTTTCATGACATCCGGGATGCAGCAGCAGAATTTCTGGAGAAGAATTTGCATGCATCCAACTGCTTAGGGATGATGCTGCTCTCAGACGCCCATCAGTGCAAGCGGCTCTATGAGCTGTCGTGGAGGATGTGCCTCATCCACTTTGAGACTCTTCGAGACACTGAAGACTTCTGCGGCCTCTCGAAAGACAAGCTTCTGGATCTCATCCTTAGCGATGAGCTGGAGGTTGAAGATGAACAGGTTGTGTTCAACGCAGTCATGCGCTGGATTAGGCATGACCTAGACAGTCGCAGAGACTATCTTCCCGAACTGCTGCGAGGACTACGCCTTGCACTGTTACCCTCAGAATGCCTCATTGAGGCCGTTGCATGTGAGGAACTTGTGATGTCAGATAAAAGGAGCCAACAGATTGTCGATGAGGCCATGCAGTGCAAGAAAAAGATTCTGCAGAATGACGGGATTGTCACCAGCCCCTGCGCCAGGCCTCGCAAAGCTGGGCACACTCTGCTCATTCTGGGGGGTCAGACATTTATGTGTGATAAGATCTACCAAGTGGATCACAAAGCAAAAGAGATCATCCCTAAATCAGATCTTCCCAGTCCGAGAAAGGAGTTCAGTGCATGTGCCATTGGCTGCAAAGTTTACGTGACAGGAGGTAGGGGGTCGGAAAATGGAGTGTCTAAGGATGTTTGGATATATGACACGGTACATGAAGAATGGTCCAAAGGTGCCCCTATGCTAATTGCACGTTTTGGACACGGCTCGGCTGAACTTGAAAACTGCCTTTATGTTGTTGGGGGTCACACTGCTATAGCAGGTGTCTTCCCAGCCTCCCCATCAGTATCTCTTAAACAGGTTGAGCGGTATGACCCCCTGACCAACAAATGGACAATGATGGCACCGCTTAGGGATGGTGTCAGCAATGCAGCAGTGGTCAGCGCCAAGCTAAAACTCTTTGTGTTTGGTGGAACAACCATACACCGGGACAAGGCCTCAAAGGTCCAGTGCTATGACCCTGTTGAGAACCGTTGGACAATAGCTGCCGAATGCCCTCAACCCTGGAGATACACGGCCGCTGCTGTCCTCGGCAGTCAGATATTCATAATGGGTGGTGATACAGAGTTTACAGCAGCATTTGCCTATCGATTTGATTGCGAGACCAATCAATGGACACGTGTAGGTGACATGACTTCTAAAAGAATGAGCTGCCATGCTGTGGCCTCTGGTAATAAACTCTATGTGGTCGGCGGATATTTCGGTGCACAGCGGTGTAAAACCCTGGATTGCTATGATCCCACATCAGATAGCTGGAATAGCATCACTACCGTGCCTTATTCACTGATTCCAACTGCATTTGTAAGCACCTGGAAACATCTTCCTGCCTAG
- the LOC113066821 gene encoding kelch-like protein 25 isoform X2, protein MSVSVHENRKSRTSTGSMNISLFHKPSHPDSVLTHLNTLRKQCMFTDVTLWAGDRSFPCHRAVLAACSRYFEAMFSGGLRESLDNEVNFRDSVHPEVLELLLDFAYSSRVIINEENAESLLEAGDMLQFHDIRDAAAEFLEKNLHASNCLGMMLLSDAHQCKRLYELSWRMCLIHFETLRDTEDFCGLSKDKLLDLILSDELEVEDEQVVFNAVMRWIRHDLDSRRDYLPELLRGLRLALLPSECLIEAVACEELVMSDKRSQQIVDEAMQCKKKILQNDGIVTSPCARPRKAGHTLLILGGQTFMCDKIYQVDHKAKEIIPKSDLPSPRKEFSACAIGCKVYVTGGRGSENGVSKDVWIYDTVHEEWSKGAPMLIARFGHGSAELENCLYVVGGHTAIAGVFPASPSVSLKQVERYDPLTNKWTMMAPLRDGVSNAAVVSAKLKLFVFGGTTIHRDKASKVQCYDPVENRWTIAAECPQPWRYTAAAVLGSQIFIMGGDTEFTAAFAYRFDCETNQWTRVGDMTSKRMSCHAVASGNKLYVVGGYFGAQRCKTLDCYDPTSDSWNSITTVPYSLIPTAFVSTWKHLPA, encoded by the coding sequence ATGTCAGTCAGCGTCCATGAAAACCGCAAATCCAGGACGAGCACAGGCTCCATGAACATTTCGCTCTTCCACAAGCCTTCTCATCCAGACAGTGTGCTCACCCACCTGAATACCCTGCGCAAGCAGTGCATGTTCACAGATGTGACACTATGGGCAGGTGACCGCTCCTTTCCCTGTCACAGAGCTGTGCTTGCTGCTTGCAGTCGCTACTTTGAAGCCATGTTTAGCGGTGGCCTCCGTGAAAGCCTTGACAATGAGGTTAACTTTCGAGACAGTGTTCACCCAGAAGTTCTGGAGCTGCTGTTGGACTTTGCTTACTCCTCGCGTGTCATCATCAATGAGGAGAACGCAGAGTCACTTCTCGAGGCTGGAGATATGCTGCAGTTTCATGACATCCGGGATGCAGCAGCAGAATTTCTGGAGAAGAATTTGCATGCATCCAACTGCTTAGGGATGATGCTGCTCTCAGACGCCCATCAGTGCAAGCGGCTCTATGAGCTGTCGTGGAGGATGTGCCTCATCCACTTTGAGACTCTTCGAGACACTGAAGACTTCTGCGGCCTCTCGAAAGACAAGCTTCTGGATCTCATCCTTAGCGATGAGCTGGAGGTTGAAGATGAACAGGTTGTGTTCAACGCAGTCATGCGCTGGATTAGGCATGACCTAGACAGTCGCAGAGACTATCTTCCCGAACTGCTGCGAGGACTACGCCTTGCACTGTTACCCTCAGAATGCCTCATTGAGGCCGTTGCATGTGAGGAACTTGTGATGTCAGATAAAAGGAGCCAACAGATTGTCGATGAGGCCATGCAGTGCAAGAAAAAGATTCTGCAGAATGACGGGATTGTCACCAGCCCCTGCGCCAGGCCTCGCAAAGCTGGGCACACTCTGCTCATTCTGGGGGGTCAGACATTTATGTGTGATAAGATCTACCAAGTGGATCACAAAGCAAAAGAGATCATCCCTAAATCAGATCTTCCCAGTCCGAGAAAGGAGTTCAGTGCATGTGCCATTGGCTGCAAAGTTTACGTGACAGGAGGTAGGGGGTCGGAAAATGGAGTGTCTAAGGATGTTTGGATATATGACACGGTACATGAAGAATGGTCCAAAGGTGCCCCTATGCTAATTGCACGTTTTGGACACGGCTCGGCTGAACTTGAAAACTGCCTTTATGTTGTTGGGGGTCACACTGCTATAGCAGGTGTCTTCCCAGCCTCCCCATCAGTATCTCTTAAACAGGTTGAGCGGTATGACCCCCTGACCAACAAATGGACAATGATGGCACCGCTTAGGGATGGTGTCAGCAATGCAGCAGTGGTCAGCGCCAAGCTAAAACTCTTTGTGTTTGGTGGAACAACCATACACCGGGACAAGGCCTCAAAGGTCCAGTGCTATGACCCTGTTGAGAACCGTTGGACAATAGCTGCCGAATGCCCTCAACCCTGGAGATACACGGCCGCTGCTGTCCTCGGCAGTCAGATATTCATAATGGGTGGTGATACAGAGTTTACAGCAGCATTTGCCTATCGATTTGATTGCGAGACCAATCAATGGACACGTGTAGGTGACATGACTTCTAAAAGAATGAGCTGCCATGCTGTGGCCTCTGGTAATAAACTCTATGTGGTCGGCGGATATTTCGGTGCACAGCGGTGTAAAACCCTGGATTGCTATGATCCCACATCAGATAGCTGGAATAGCATCACTACCGTGCCTTATTCACTGATTCCAACTGCATTTGTAAGCACCTGGAAACATCTTCCTGCCTAG